GTAGAGCGTTCTTTAGAAATGGTGGTGGGACTATTGGGTATTCTCAAAGCGGGTGGGGCTTATGTGCCGCTTGACCCAGAGTATCCCAGCGATCGCTTGAGCTTTATATTAGAAGATGCTCAAGTTAGAGTGCTACTGACTCAACAGCAGTTAGTCAACAAGTTGCCACAGCATACTGCACAGGTTGTCTGCTTAGACAGCGACTTCTTAAAAATTGCTCAAGAGTACAACACAAACCTTCTAAACACCGCAACACTTAATAACTTAGCATACGTCATCTACACTTCTGGTTCTACAGGTAAGCCCAAGGGCGTTTTAGTCAATCACAGTAATGTAACTCGTCTGTTTGCAGCCACAGAAGATTGGTATAATTTCAATCAAGATGATGTGTGGACATTATTCCACTCTTATGCATTCGATTTCTCTGTTTGGGAAATTTGGGGTGCGTTGCTGTATGGTGGACGGCTGGTAGTAGTACCTTATTTAGTGACGCGATCGCCCGAATCCTTCTATAATTTATTGTGTCAAGAAAAAGTCACAGTTCTCAATCAAACACCTTCAGCTTTCCGCCAATTAATTCAAGCCGAACAGTCAAAGAGGCAAGGGAGCAGGGAGCAGGGAGCAGGGGGGATGGGGATTCTACCCCAAGAGAACGAGAACCACTTAGCAGAAGCGGGAGACTGTGAGCCATGTTTCGCTCTGCTCCACCAAAGTAGGGCTTCGGGATCATTTCCCCCTGTCCCCTGCCCCCTCTTCCCCCTATCCCCAGAGGGGGCCCCGAGTCCCCCTGCCTCTTCATTAAACTTACGCCTAGTAATATTTGGTGGAGAAGCACTAGAACTCAAGAGTTTGCAACCTTGGTTTGAGCGTTATGGAGACCAGTTAACCCAATTAGTGAATATGTACGGGATTACAGAAACTACCGTACACGTTACCTATCGCCCCTTGCATAAAGAAGATTTACATGGCACAGCAAGCGTAATTGGTCGTCCGATACCCGACTTACAAGTGTATGTGCTGGATGAACATCAACAGCCAGTGCCAATTGGCGTTCCCGGTGAGATGTACGTTGGTGGGAAAGGGGTAGCGCGTGGTTATCTGAATCGTCCCGAATTAACACAACAACGGTTTATCTCTCATCCTTTTAGCACCAACCCCCAAGCGCAACTATACAAAACAGGGGATAAGGCGCGTTATTTGCCCAATGGCGAGTTAGAGTATTTAGGACGCATCGACAATCAAGTAAAAATTCGCGGCTTCCGCATTGAGTTGGGAGAAATTGAGGCATTACTGGTGCAACACCCAGCCGTGTGGGAAAACGTGGTGGTAGTCCGAGAGGATGAACCGGGCAACAAACGTTTAGTGGCTTATGTAGTGCCGCAGACAGAACAATCCCCCACAGTCCAACAACTGCGTCAGTTTCTCAAGGCAAAGCTACCAGAGTACATGATGCCAAGTGCTTTGGTACTGCTAGAATCGTTACCTTTAACTCCCAACGGGAAAGTAGACCACCGTGCCCTACCAAAACCAGAATTAGACAGCACACTACGAGAATTGTATGTTGCCCCACGCACACCCACCGAGGAAATACTGGTACAAATTTGGGCGCAAGTTTTGAAAGTAGAGCAAGTGGGTATTCATGATAACTTTTTTGAACTTGGGGGACACTCATTACTAGCAACGCAGCTAGTTTCACGCATCCGCAATGTTTTCAAAGTAGAATTACCATTGCGTGAGTTGTTTGCAAGAGCGACAGTTGCACAGTTGGCACAAGTGATTGGGCAATTGCAACAACAAAACTTAGAACTGTCTGCACCACCCATCTTCAGGAGGGCGGAGAATGCAGACTTACCATTGTCTTATGCTCAACAGCGTTTGTGGTTTTTAGACCAGTTAAACCCCAACAGCGCCTTCTACAACATACCTACAGCTTTGCGTCTAGTAGGAGATATTGATCAAACTGCCTTACAACAAAGCTTAGTTGAAATTATTCATCGCCACGAAGCCTTACACACCAACTTCATCGCAGTTGATGGAAAACCAACTCAAATCATTCAGCAACAGACGAATTGGACAGTCTCAATTGTTGACTTGAAGGATTTACCCTTAACCGAACAAGAAATAGTCACACAGCAATTAGCTAAACAAGAAGCGATTCAACCGTTTGACCTAGCAAAAAGCGCATTAGTCAGAGCCACATTAGTAGTGCTTTCCGAGACAGAACATGTCTTATTACTGTGTATGCACCACATTGTCTCTGATGGTTGGTCAATGGGTGTGTTTATTCAAGAACTAGCGGCACTATACAATGCTTATTTAATAGGTCAGCCGTCACCATTAACACCACTGCCAATTCAGTACGCAGATTTTGCCTTATGGCAAAGACAGTGGTTGCAAAGGGATGTACTCCAAAGCCAACTAAGTTACTGGCAACAGCAACTCGCCGATGCACCAGCTTTATTATCGCTGCCTACAGACAGACCAAGACCATCTGTACAGACTGATAACGGTGCATATCAAGAGTTTGCACTTTCACAGAAGCTCACTGGTGAACTAACACAACTGAGTCAGCAACAAGGTTGTACCCTCTTTATGACACTGTTAGCAGCCTTTGATACTCTACTTTATCGCTACACAGGACAAGAAGATATATTGGTGGGTTCGCCAATTGCTAACCGCGATCGCTCTGAGATAGAAGGGTTAATTGGCTTTTTTGTCAATACCTTAGTCATGCGTTCTAACTTGGCAGATAATCCCACTTTTAGCGAATTGCTGACTCATGTTCGAGAAGTAGCGTTGTCTGCGTATGCTCATCAGCATTTACCTTTTGAAATGCTGGTGGAAGCATTACAGCCAGAACGGGATCTTAGCTATACACCACTGTTCCAAGTAATGTTTGTCCTTCAGAATGCTCCCACATCTGGAATAGAACTGAGTGGGCTAAGTGTCAGTTCATTCCCAATGAAAGGCGCAAATTCAAGGTTTGATTTAACCTTAATCATGCAGAACAGTCCTACTGGACTGATAGGAGTGTGGGAGTACAATACTGACTTGTTCGATGCTAGAACCATTGAGCGAATGACAAGTCATTTTGTCACATTACTTGAAGGTATTATTGCTAACCCAGAACAGCGACTTTCTCAATTGCCTTTGTTAACAGAAGTTGAACAACAACAGTTACTTGTCGAGTGGAACGATACAGGGGTGGATTATCCACTCCATAAGTGCATCCATAAGTTGTTTGAGGAACAAGTAGCGCGTACCCCCGATGCAGTGGCGGTGGAGTTTGAAAATCAACAACTAACTTACCACCAATTAAACTATCGCGCTAACCAGTTGGCGCACTACTTGCAGTCTTTGGGAGTAAAACCAGATGTCCTAGTCGGGTTGTGTGTAGAGCGTTCTTTAGAGATGGTCATAGGACTACTGGGGATACTAAAAGCGGGGGGAGCTTATGTACCACTTGACCCAGAGTATCCCCAAGAGCGTTTGAGCTTTATTGTAGAAGATGCTCAAGTTAGGGTGTTGGTGACTCAACAACAACTTATTGACAGACTCCCACCTAATCAAGCAAAACTTGTTTGCTTAGATAGTGACGCTGAACTGATAGCCCAGTGCAGTCAGAAAAATCTCATTTCCGGCGTACAAGCGAATAACTTAACTTATATAATTTATACCTCTGGTTCCACAGGTCAACCCAAGGGTATAGCTATGGGTCAGCTTGCCCTTTGCAATCATATCTTATGGCATCGAGACAATCTCAAAATTTCTCGTGGGGCAAAAACCCTGCAATTTGCTTCGGTTAGCTTTGATGTCTCCTTCCAAGAAATCTTCACTACCTGGTGTTCTGGCGGTACATTGTTCCTCATCACAGAAGAATTACGCCGTGATGCTTTAGCATTGTTAGGTTTTCTGCAAGAGAAACAAATTCAGCGAATGTTTCTCCCTGTTGTCGGCTTACAGCAACTAGCAGAAGTCGCGTTGGGGAATGGCATAGTTAATACTGGTTTGCGGGAAATTATTACTTCTGGAGAACAGTTGCAAATTACTGGGGCGATTTCTGGGTGGTTGAGCAAACTAACTGATATTACTTTGCATAATCAGTATGGGCCGTCAGAGAGCCATTTAGCTACGAGTTATACCCTACCTGATGCAATAGACAGATGGCCGCTACTTCCTTCCATTGGGCGACCCATTTCTAACACGCAAATTTACATCCTCGATAAATATCTACAACCTGTACCTGTGGGTGTGCCAGGAGAAGTGTACATTGCAGGTGCGCTTTTAGCCCAAGGTTACTTTAACAGACCTCAGTTAACACAAGAGAAATTCATCTCCAACCCTTTTAGCAGTAACCCTAATTCCCGCCTCTACAAAACAGGGGACTTAGCACGTTATCTACCTGACGGTAAGCTCGAATCTTTAGGACGCATTGACAATCAAGTTAAAATTAGGGGTTTCCGCATTGAGTTAGGCGAAGTTGAAGCGGTACTTGGTCAACTGAGTGATGTACAAGCATCTTGTGTAGTTGTCCGTGAGGATACACCGGGCGATAAACGCTTAGTTGCTTATATTGTGCCGCAACCAGAACAGACAATCTCTATTAGCGAAGTACGTAACTTCCTCAAAGAAAAGTTACCAGAGTATATGGTTCCAAGTGCAATAGTCATATTGGAGGCTCTACCGCTTTCTCCTAATAGGAAATTAGACCGTCGCGCTTTACCCGCACCTGATTTTCACAGCCAATTATCGGACAGATATGTTGCCCCACGTAACCCAATTGAGGAAATCCTATCACTGATTTGGGCGCAAGTGCTGAAAGTTGAGCGAGTTGGTATTCATGATAATTTCTTTGAGCTTGGCGGACATTCTCTACTAGCAACTCAACTGGTTTCCCGTGTGCGTACCAGCTTGAAAGTAGAATTACCTTTGCGGAACTTATTTGCTGCACCTACGGTTGCTGAATTGTCCCAAAACATTCAACAGTTACAGCAACAGGATTTAGAACTAATTTCCCCACCCATAGTACCAAGGGCAAGGGATGCAGAATTACCACTGTCATTTGCCCAAACACGGCTATGGTTTTTAGACCAGTTAAACCCGAACAGCGCCTCATACAATATACCCATAGCTTTGCGTCTAGCAGGAATGCTCAATCAAGCAGCCTTAGAACAAAGTTTAGAAGAAATTATTTATCGTCATGAAGCCTTACACACCAACTTCATCACAGTTGATGGAGAGCCAATTCAAATTATTCAAACAGGAGCTACTTGGAATGTATCAGTTGTTGACTTAAGACATTTATCTACAACTGAACAAGAAATTGCTACACAACAATTAGCCCAACAACAAGCTGTTCAACCGTTTGACCTGGCAAAGCAAATATTAATCAGGGCAAAACTAGTAGTGCTGTCCGAGACAGAACACGTTTTATTACTGTGTATGCACCATATTGTCTTTGATGGCTGGTCAATGGGTGTATTTGTTCAAGAACTAGCAGCACTGTACAATGCTTATTCAACAGGTCAATTTTTATCGTTAACACCACTGCCGATTCAGTACGCAGATTTCGCACTGTGGCAAAGAGACTGGTTGCAAGGGGATGTACTGCAAAGTCAATTGAGTTACTGGCACCAACAATTAGCGAATGCACCAGCTTTGTTGCCCCTACCCACCGACCGACCCAGACCTGCATTGCAGACTTTTGCTGGGGCGTATCAAGAGTTTACTCTGTCAGTGGAGTTAACTGATTGGTTGACAAAACTGAGCCAGGAGCATGGAGTAACGCTGTTCATGACGCTGTTGGCAGCTTATGATACCCTGCTTTATCGCTACACAGGTGTAGCAGATATATTAGTAGGGACACCAATTGCTAACCGCGATCGCTCTGAGATAGAAGGGTTAATTGGCTTTTTTGTCAATACCTTAGTCATGCGTTCTAACTTGGCTGGTAATCCCAGTTTTAGCGAATTGCTGAGTCGTGTTCGAGAAGTCGCGTTGGGAGCGTATGCTCATCAGAATTTACCTTTTGAAATGCTGGTGGAAGCATTACAGCCAGAACGAAATCTCAGCCATACACCACTATTTCAGGTGATGTTTGTCCTCCAAAATGCACCTATGCCTCAAGTAGATTTGGCTGGGTTAACTGTCAGTCCACTCAAGCTAACAGGTACAACTACCAAGTTTGATTTAACTTTAATTATGCAGAATACTCCCACTGGACTGGTAGGGGTGTGGGAATACAACACCGATTTATTTGATGCTAGTACCATTGAGCGAATGACTGGTCATTTTGTGACATTGCTTGAAGGTATTATTGCTAACCCAGAACAGCAAATTTCTCAATTGCCACTGTTGACAGAGGCGGAACAACAGCAATTATTACTGCAATGGAATGATACGGGGGCAGATTATCCTTGGGATAAGTGCATCCATCAGTTGTTTGAGGAGCAGGTAGAGCGTAAGCCTAATGCCACAGCTGTTGTATTTGGAAAACAACAACTTACTTACTACCAATTAAATTGTCGTGCTAATCAATTGGCTCATTACTTGCGCTCATTGGGCGTAAAACCAGATACTCTGGTGGGTATTTGCGTCGAACGTTCTTTAGAAATGGTGGTGGGACTATTGGGGATTCTCAAAGCAGGTGGAGCTTATGTACCACTTGACCCAGAGTATCCGCCTGAGCGTTTGAGCTTTATGCTAGAAGATGCTCAAGTTTCAGTGCTGCTGACTCAACAACAACTTATTGACAGACTCCCCAAACATCAGGCAAAACTTGTCTTTTTAGATGAACTTTGGTCACAAATTGCCCAAAATAATCAAGATAATCCCAGCAGTGGAGTTAAAGCCTTTCATTTAGCTAATGTCATTTACACATCAGGCTCAACAGGTAAACCTAAAGGTGTGATGGTTGAGCATAAAGGACTATCCAACCTAGCCCAAGCACAGATTCAAACTTTCGGTGTCGGTTCTAATAGTCGCATTCTCCAGTTTGCTTCCTTCAGTTTTGACGCTTCTATTTGGGAAGTTGTCATGGCGCTGATGTCAGGTGGAACGCTCTACCTAGCAAGCAAAGACTCTTTATTGCCAGGACAGCCATTAATTGAGCGATTACGTAATGATTCTATTACCCATATCACGCTACCACCATCGGCACTAGCAGTTATGCCTGGGTCAGAACTTCCAGCATTGCAAACAATAATTGTCGCCGGAGAAGCTTGTCCTGCTGAATTAATCAAGCAATGGTCTGTTGGTAGAAACTTCTTTAACGCTTACGGGCCAACAGAAGCTACTGTCTGTGCCACGATTGGCAAAGCCACGCCAAAGGCGATCGCACAATGCAATGACAATGAGAAAATATCTATTGGTCGTGCGATCGCAAACACCCAAGTCTACATTTTAGATCGCAATCTGCAACCAGTTCCTATTGGTGTGCCAGGAGAGTTGCATATCGGTGGTGTGGGGTTAGCAAGAGGCTACCTCAACCGCCCCGAACTAACTCAGGAAAAATTCATTCCCAACCCCTTTGGTTCTGGTCGTCTCTACAAAACTGGGGATTTGGCACGTTATCTACCAGATGGCAATATTGAATACCTGGGACGCATCGATAATCAAGTAAAAATTCGGGGCTTCCGCATCGAGTTGGCAGAAATAGAAAGTCTGCTAGGACAACATAGTGATGTGCAGAACTGCTGTGTCATCGCCCATGAGGGAACAGAGGGTAACAAGCGCTTAGTCGCCTACGCAGTACCACAAAAAGATGTAACACTCACAACGGACGAACTGCGTGAGTTCCTTGCTAATAAATTACCTGGGTATATGATACCAGCCGCTTTTGTCATACTAGAGTCCCTACCCCTCACACCTAACGGTAAAGTAGACCGTCGCGCTCTGCCTGACCCGGATTTACATCAAGAACTATTAGATTATGTAATGCCAAATACGGAAGTAGAAAGAATCATTGCTGGCATTTGGCAAAAAGCATTAGCAGTAGAAAAGGTGGGAATTTACAATAATTTCTTTGAGCTTGGAGGTCATTCATTACTCCTAGTAAAAATTAATCAGCAATTGCAAGAAGAATTTGGCTTGGAACTATCAATAGTTGATATGTTTAATTACCCAACCATACATAGGTTAAACCAATATTTAAGTACTAAACTTAGCAAAGAAGCTCCAATAGAGGAAAGCAATTATCGTACTCAATCTCATGGTGAAAGTAAAGCTTTGAGAAGCCAACAATTACAATCTAGACAACAATATCGCTCTCAGAGGAAAAGATAAAAATGATCATAAATTCAGTGCATAACAGTAATGAACTTAACAATTCTGAAATAGCAATAATTGCTGTTGCTGGTAGATTTACAGGCGCAAAAGATATTGAATCATTTTGGCAGAATTTACAAGATGGTGTAGAATCTATCTCCTGGCTGACAGATGAAGAATTAATAAATTCCGGCGTTTCTCTAGATTTACTAAATAATCCTAATTATGTAAAAGCTAGCGGTGTTCTCTCAGACATTGAATTGTTTGATGCAAATTTCTTTGCTTATAGCGCTAAAGAAGCTGAGTTAATAGATCCACAACAACGCCTATTTTTAGAATTGGCTTGGCAAGCTGTAGAAAAAGCTGGTTATGACCCACAAACTTATCATGGTTTAATGGGGGTTTATGGTGGTGTGGGGATGAATAGGTATTTTCTCAACAACCTTTACCCTAATCATCAATTACTAGAAGCGCTTGACCCTCTTCAGTTAGGAATCTCTAACGATAAAGATTTTTTACCTACACGAGTTGCATATAAACTCAACTTGACTGGCCCCGCAGTAAATGTGCAAACAGCCTGTTCTACTTCTTTGGTTGCTGTGCATGTAGCTTGTCAAAGTCTCTTAAATGGAGAATGTGACATGGCTTTAGCTGGTGGAGTTACTCTGTGCATTCCTCAAAAAATAGGTTATTTGCATCAAGAGGGAATGATTCTTTCTCCTGATGGACACTGCCGTGCTTTTGATGCTAAGGCACAAGGGACGATCGCTGGTAGCGGTGCTGGGATTGTGGTATTGAAAAGATTAAAGGATGCGATAAGCGATCGCGACCACATCCATGCAATCATTAAAGGCTCGGCCATCAATAACGATGGTGCAATGAAAGTCGGCTACACTGCGCCTAGTGTCAGCGGTCAAGCAGCAGTGATTGGCGAGGCTCAAGCTATAGCTGGTGTAGATGCTGAAACCATTTCCTACATCGAAGCTCATGGCACAGCTACACCTTTAGGAGATCCGATTGAAATTACAGCTTTAACTCAAGCTTTTAATCAAACTACCGATAAAAAAGGTTTCTGCGCTATTGGTTCGCTAAAAACCAACTTAGGACATTTGGATACAGCAGCAGGTGTGGCAGGTTTGATTAAGACTGTATTAGCACTGCAACATAAAATGCTGCCTCCTAGTTTGCACTTCGAGACACCTAATCCCAAAATTGATTTTGTTAACAGTCCTTTTTATGTCAATACAAAATTGACTGAATGGAAAACAAATAATATCCCTCGCCGTGCTGGAGTTAGTTCTTTTGGTATGGGGGGTACTAATGCTCATGTAATTTTAGAAGAAGCACCAACTCAATTAAAAATTAAAAATTTAAAATTAAAAAGTGAATATTTTCTGTTATGTCTGTCGGCTAAGACTGCGAGTGCGCTGGAGAAGGCGACGGCTAATTTAATTACACATTTGAAAGAGCATCCAGAACTAAATTTAGGTGATGTAGCTTATACCCTTAATAGTGGTCGCCGGGGTTTTAATTACCGACGAATGTTAATTTGTCAAGACTTAGAAGATGCTGTCAAAGGTCTTAGCAGTTTAGATCCAAAACAAGTTTTGACAAATTATACAGAGATTACAGAACGGCCTGTTGTCTTTATGTTTCCTGGTCAAGGTTCACAGTATGTCAACATGGCGCGGGAAATTTATGAAACCCAGACAGTATTTAAAGAACAAGTTGATTATTGCTCAGAAATTCTTAAACCACAACTAGGGTTAGATTTGCGTCATATTCTCTACCCCAGCGACGAAAAGATTGATGAAGCATCAAAGCAACTTCAACAAACAGCGATGTCTGACGACAAGCTGCTTCGCATCTACGCTCAACCTGCTATTTTTGTAATTGAATACGCCCTAGCTAAATTATGGCAGTCTTATGGAGTAGAACCACAAGCTGCGATCGGTCACAGTATTGGCGAGTACGTCGCAGCAACCCTAGCAGAAGTTTTTTCTTTAGAAGATGCCTTATCTCTAGTAGCAGCACGCGGACAGATGATGCAGCAACTTCCCACTGGAGCAATGCTTTCTGTTCCCCTACCCGCAGACAAGCTAACATCCTTATTAGGGTCAGAACTTTCTGTTGCAGCAATTAATCAACCCTCACAGTGTGTAATTTCCGGTTCCACAGCAGCAGTAGATGCACTACAAAATCAGCTTGCTGCTCAAGGCATTGAATGTCGCCGTCTGCATACTTCCCATGCCTTCCATTCTCAAATGATGGAACCAATCTTAGAAGCATTTGCAGAGCGAGTCAAAAAAGTTACTTTAAATCCCCCAAAAATTCCTTATATCTCCAACCTAACTGGTACTTGGATTACAGTTACACAAGCCACAAATCCTGACTACTACGCTCAACATCTACGTTCCACAGTGCTGTTTGCCGAAGGTGTAGAAAAATTATTAGCAACACCTGAGCAAGTCTTACTAGAGGTGGGGCCAGGACATACACTAACTACATTAGTAAAAAGAAATCCAGACAAAGCAGACACACAAACGGTCTTAACTTCGGTACGTCATCCTCAAGAAAAGCAATCCGATATTCGTGTTTTATCTAACACATTTGGTCAACTCTGGTTGGCTGGAGTTGAGGTAGATTGGTTTGAATTTTATAGTCAAGAAGAGTATTATCGTCTTCCCTTACCGACTTATCCCTTTGAACGCCAACGTTATTGGATTGATCCCCCACAAAAAGCAGCTTGGGGGCAGTTGGAAATCTTGCCCACAACATCACAATTGTGGACATTGCTTACACAAGCAGGTCAAAAACAAGCAAATACTAGAAATGCAGAACTCAACGAGTTAACCTATCAAGAGAATAGACAGTGGTTGGATCGTTTATGTACAGCCTACATTAACTTTGCATTCAAGCAATTACGTGCTTTTAGGAATTCCGAAGAAAAGTATTCTTTAGAGAATTTGTTGGCGCAATGTCATATAACTCCCCGCTATCAGCAATTGTTATCTAGATGGTTGCAAATATTGGTTGAACAAGGACAACTACAGCAACAAGAGGGGTTATTTAGTGAGCTAGTGCCATGTTCGCAAGATTATATTAATGAACATTTAGAAGAAGTCAGAGCGAGGTTCGCGGCTTCATCTTTAGTAGATTTAGATTTAGTGCAACGTTGTGGTGAAAATTTAGCTGCTGTTGTTATTGGTGAACAAGAACCATTAGAGATTTTCAATGAACTGGTTTACCAAAAGGAAAACAACGGTTCATATTCAGAATCTCCCTTAATTAATTACTACAACTCCATCTTGCGCTCAAGTTTGAAACAGGTAGTCAAATCATTGCCATCATCGATTCACCTGAGAGTTCTAGAAATCGGTGGAGGTACTGGTGTGTCTACGCAAGCATTATTACCTATGTTGCCATCCAAACAAACCAATTATACTTTTACTGATATTGGTAGCGGCTTTCTAACTCAAGCCCAACATAAGTTTAAAGACTATCCATTTGTTGAATATCGATTACTAGATATAGACAAATCACCAACTGAGCAAGA
This genomic interval from Nostoc sp. KVJ3 contains the following:
- a CDS encoding beta-ketoacyl synthase N-terminal-like domain-containing protein, encoding MIINSVHNSNELNNSEIAIIAVAGRFTGAKDIESFWQNLQDGVESISWLTDEELINSGVSLDLLNNPNYVKASGVLSDIELFDANFFAYSAKEAELIDPQQRLFLELAWQAVEKAGYDPQTYHGLMGVYGGVGMNRYFLNNLYPNHQLLEALDPLQLGISNDKDFLPTRVAYKLNLTGPAVNVQTACSTSLVAVHVACQSLLNGECDMALAGGVTLCIPQKIGYLHQEGMILSPDGHCRAFDAKAQGTIAGSGAGIVVLKRLKDAISDRDHIHAIIKGSAINNDGAMKVGYTAPSVSGQAAVIGEAQAIAGVDAETISYIEAHGTATPLGDPIEITALTQAFNQTTDKKGFCAIGSLKTNLGHLDTAAGVAGLIKTVLALQHKMLPPSLHFETPNPKIDFVNSPFYVNTKLTEWKTNNIPRRAGVSSFGMGGTNAHVILEEAPTQLKIKNLKLKSEYFLLCLSAKTASALEKATANLITHLKEHPELNLGDVAYTLNSGRRGFNYRRMLICQDLEDAVKGLSSLDPKQVLTNYTEITERPVVFMFPGQGSQYVNMAREIYETQTVFKEQVDYCSEILKPQLGLDLRHILYPSDEKIDEASKQLQQTAMSDDKLLRIYAQPAIFVIEYALAKLWQSYGVEPQAAIGHSIGEYVAATLAEVFSLEDALSLVAARGQMMQQLPTGAMLSVPLPADKLTSLLGSELSVAAINQPSQCVISGSTAAVDALQNQLAAQGIECRRLHTSHAFHSQMMEPILEAFAERVKKVTLNPPKIPYISNLTGTWITVTQATNPDYYAQHLRSTVLFAEGVEKLLATPEQVLLEVGPGHTLTTLVKRNPDKADTQTVLTSVRHPQEKQSDIRVLSNTFGQLWLAGVEVDWFEFYSQEEYYRLPLPTYPFERQRYWIDPPQKAAWGQLEILPTTSQLWTLLTQAGQKQANTRNAELNELTYQENRQWLDRLCTAYINFAFKQLRAFRNSEEKYSLENLLAQCHITPRYQQLLSRWLQILVEQGQLQQQEGLFSELVPCSQDYINEHLEEVRARFAASSLVDLDLVQRCGENLAAVVIGEQEPLEIFNELVYQKENNGSYSESPLINYYNSILRSSLKQVVKSLPSSIHLRVLEIGGGTGVSTQALLPMLPSKQTNYTFTDIGSGFLTQAQHKFKDYPFVEYRLLDIDKSPTEQEFEKYSFDVIIASNVLHATRNIDQTLHHVRSLLAPGGFLLVWEITQPKIDFDISWGLLLKPLDDKRRNPGQPFIIKDQWFEALHEQDFVQVAAFPETEALEHQIIMAQASASAAFSTKSRQREADQNLEISLQIKPDVFQPEKLSALYSRPNLRNLYIAPRDKIEQIVADIWQELLGIKQVGIHDNFFELGGDSLTGAQVISRLKNTFSTRLSVASLFESPTIAEIAPKLERQPESDINLGAIDREEIAI